A genomic segment from Vidua macroura isolate BioBank_ID:100142 chromosome Z, ASM2450914v1, whole genome shotgun sequence encodes:
- the UGCG gene encoding ceramide glucosyltransferase isoform X2 — protein sequence MAVLALASEGLAIFGLILFVVLWLMHFMSIIYTRLHLNKKATDKQPYSKLPGVSLLKPLKGVDPNLINNLETFFELDYPKYEVLLCVQDHDDPAIDVCKKLLGKYPNVDARLFIGGKKVGINPKINNLMPGYEVAKYDLIWICDSGIRVTPDTLTDMANQMTEKVGLVHGLPYVADRQGFAATLEQVYFGTSHPRSYISANLTGFKCVTGMSCLMRKDVLDQAGGLIAFAQYIAEDYFMAKAIADRGWKFAMATQVAMQNSGSYSISQFQSRMIRWAKLRINMLPATIICEPISECFVASLVIGWAAHHVFRWDIMVFFMCHCLAWFIFDYIQLKGVQVGDGKCLKGLKLSCISALLLSSGLHCSHFRCLLNL from the exons ACGTCTCCACCTCAATAAGAAAGCCACGGACAAACAGCCATATAGCAAACTTCCTGGTGTTTCACTTCTAAAGCCATTAAAAGGCGTGGATCCTAACCTGATCAACAACCTAGAAACTTTCTTTGAGCTGGATTATCCTAAA TATGAAGTACTACTCTGTGTACAAGATCATGATGATCCAGCTATTGATGTGTGCAAAAAACTCCTTGGCAAATACCCAAATGTTGATGCTAGACTGTTTATAG GTGGCAAGAAGGTTGGCATCAACCCCAAGATTAATAACTTAATGCCTGGGTATGAAGTTGCCAAATATGATCTCATATGGATTTGTGATAGTGGAATCAGAG TTACACCAGACACACTGACAGATATGGCCAATCAAATGACTGAAAAAGTGGGCTTGGTCCATGGGCTCCCCTATGTTGCAGACAGACAGGGTTTTGCTGCTACCCTTGAGCAG GTCTATTTTGGAACCTCGCATCCAAGGTCATATATTTCAGCCAACTTAACTGGCTTTAAGTGCGTAACAGGAATGTCATGCTTGATGAGGAAGGATGTCTTGGACCAAGCTGGAGGACTGATAGCTTTTGCGCAGTATATTGCTGAAGATTACTTTATGGCCAAAGCTATAGCTGACCG GGGCTGGAAATTTGCAATGGCCACACAAGTTGCAATGCAAAACTCTGGTTCATATTCTATTTCTCAGTTTCAGTCCAGAATGATCAG gtGGGCCAAACTAAGAATTAATATGTTGCCTGCCACAATAATTTGTGAGCCAATCTCAGAGTGCTTTGTTGCCAGTCTAGTTATTGGATGGGCAGCTCATCATGTGTTTAGATGGGATATAATGGTATTTTTCATGTGTCACTGCTTGGCTTGGTTTATATTTGACTACATTCAACTAAAAGGTGTTCAG gtGGGAGATGGAAAGTGTCTGAAGGGACTGAAACTCTCCTGTATCAGTGCTCTACTGCTTTCATCTGGTTTGCACTGCAGCCACTTCAGATGTCTGCTGAACCTGTGA
- the UGCG gene encoding ceramide glucosyltransferase isoform X1, translating to MAVLALASEGLAIFGLILFVVLWLMHFMSIIYTRLHLNKKATDKQPYSKLPGVSLLKPLKGVDPNLINNLETFFELDYPKYEVLLCVQDHDDPAIDVCKKLLGKYPNVDARLFIGGKKVGINPKINNLMPGYEVAKYDLIWICDSGIRVTPDTLTDMANQMTEKVGLVHGLPYVADRQGFAATLEQVYFGTSHPRSYISANLTGFKCVTGMSCLMRKDVLDQAGGLIAFAQYIAEDYFMAKAIADRGWKFAMATQVAMQNSGSYSISQFQSRMIRWAKLRINMLPATIICEPISECFVASLVIGWAAHHVFRWDIMVFFMCHCLAWFIFDYIQLKGVQGGALCFSKLDYAVAWFIRESMTIYIFLSALWDPTISWRTGRYRLRCGGTAEEIIDV from the exons ACGTCTCCACCTCAATAAGAAAGCCACGGACAAACAGCCATATAGCAAACTTCCTGGTGTTTCACTTCTAAAGCCATTAAAAGGCGTGGATCCTAACCTGATCAACAACCTAGAAACTTTCTTTGAGCTGGATTATCCTAAA TATGAAGTACTACTCTGTGTACAAGATCATGATGATCCAGCTATTGATGTGTGCAAAAAACTCCTTGGCAAATACCCAAATGTTGATGCTAGACTGTTTATAG GTGGCAAGAAGGTTGGCATCAACCCCAAGATTAATAACTTAATGCCTGGGTATGAAGTTGCCAAATATGATCTCATATGGATTTGTGATAGTGGAATCAGAG TTACACCAGACACACTGACAGATATGGCCAATCAAATGACTGAAAAAGTGGGCTTGGTCCATGGGCTCCCCTATGTTGCAGACAGACAGGGTTTTGCTGCTACCCTTGAGCAG GTCTATTTTGGAACCTCGCATCCAAGGTCATATATTTCAGCCAACTTAACTGGCTTTAAGTGCGTAACAGGAATGTCATGCTTGATGAGGAAGGATGTCTTGGACCAAGCTGGAGGACTGATAGCTTTTGCGCAGTATATTGCTGAAGATTACTTTATGGCCAAAGCTATAGCTGACCG GGGCTGGAAATTTGCAATGGCCACACAAGTTGCAATGCAAAACTCTGGTTCATATTCTATTTCTCAGTTTCAGTCCAGAATGATCAG gtGGGCCAAACTAAGAATTAATATGTTGCCTGCCACAATAATTTGTGAGCCAATCTCAGAGTGCTTTGTTGCCAGTCTAGTTATTGGATGGGCAGCTCATCATGTGTTTAGATGGGATATAATGGTATTTTTCATGTGTCACTGCTTGGCTTGGTTTATATTTGACTACATTCAACTAAAAGGTGTTCAG gGTGGTGCTCTGTGTTTTTCAAAACTTGATTATGCAGTAGCTTGGTTCATCAGAGAATCCATGacaatttatattttcctgtcTGCTTTGTGGGACCCCACTATTAGCTGGAGGACAGGGCGCTACAGATTACGTTGTGGAGGcactgcagaagaaattattgATGTATAG
- the UGCG gene encoding ceramide glucosyltransferase isoform X3: MAVLALASEGLAIFGLILFVVLWLMHFMSIIYTRLHLNKKATDKQPYSKLPGVSLLKPLKGVDPNLINNLETFFELDYPKYEVLLCVQDHDDPAIDVCKKLLGKYPNVDARLFIGGKKVGINPKINNLMPGYEVAKYDLIWICDSGIRVTPDTLTDMANQMTEKVGLVHGLPYVADRQGFAATLEQVYFGTSHPRSYISANLTGFKCVTGMSCLMRKDVLDQAGGLIAFAQYIAEDYFMAKAIADRGWKFAMATQVAMQNSGSYSISQFQSRMIRWAKLRINMLPATIICEPISECFVASLVIGWAAHHVFRWDIMVFFMCHCLAWFIFDYIQLKGVQVPKCFFVAVSKDRWLLLQF, translated from the exons ACGTCTCCACCTCAATAAGAAAGCCACGGACAAACAGCCATATAGCAAACTTCCTGGTGTTTCACTTCTAAAGCCATTAAAAGGCGTGGATCCTAACCTGATCAACAACCTAGAAACTTTCTTTGAGCTGGATTATCCTAAA TATGAAGTACTACTCTGTGTACAAGATCATGATGATCCAGCTATTGATGTGTGCAAAAAACTCCTTGGCAAATACCCAAATGTTGATGCTAGACTGTTTATAG GTGGCAAGAAGGTTGGCATCAACCCCAAGATTAATAACTTAATGCCTGGGTATGAAGTTGCCAAATATGATCTCATATGGATTTGTGATAGTGGAATCAGAG TTACACCAGACACACTGACAGATATGGCCAATCAAATGACTGAAAAAGTGGGCTTGGTCCATGGGCTCCCCTATGTTGCAGACAGACAGGGTTTTGCTGCTACCCTTGAGCAG GTCTATTTTGGAACCTCGCATCCAAGGTCATATATTTCAGCCAACTTAACTGGCTTTAAGTGCGTAACAGGAATGTCATGCTTGATGAGGAAGGATGTCTTGGACCAAGCTGGAGGACTGATAGCTTTTGCGCAGTATATTGCTGAAGATTACTTTATGGCCAAAGCTATAGCTGACCG GGGCTGGAAATTTGCAATGGCCACACAAGTTGCAATGCAAAACTCTGGTTCATATTCTATTTCTCAGTTTCAGTCCAGAATGATCAG gtGGGCCAAACTAAGAATTAATATGTTGCCTGCCACAATAATTTGTGAGCCAATCTCAGAGTGCTTTGTTGCCAGTCTAGTTATTGGATGGGCAGCTCATCATGTGTTTAGATGGGATATAATGGTATTTTTCATGTGTCACTGCTTGGCTTGGTTTATATTTGACTACATTCAACTAAAAGGTGTTCAG GTCCCTAAATGCTTCTTTGTAGCAGTTTCTAAGGACAGGTGGCTGTTACTTCAGTTTTAA